AGGATGGAtcactgcagacacaaagcCCATCCAAATTAAAGCAGTGCGCAGCGCTGAACCCTTGGGGACACACGGGTAGCATCACGGCAGAATCGAGACGCCAAGATGcgtttttattctttaaaacgACACACAAAGCCGATTGTACCACACACGTCAGCCTAAAAGACCCACACCTGAAGCGACAAAGAGCATCGCATGTGTGCTGGTTGTTTCTTTGCTGGCAGCTGCAAACGCGCTCATAAAAAGACCCATAAGACCAAACTCGGACTCAGGCCACGCTAAAGTTAGGCTGTGGAGGCGGTGGGGGGTGGGTTTCGGGCGGCATCTTTATCCGCGCTCCCCGGGCGAAAGTGAAACCGAGAGCCGGTGCAGTGAGAGACGGGCGGCGGGAGCGCGCTCACCGGTCTACGTTCAGTTGGTCACGTAGCCCTCGGAGCTGTTCAGTGCCATACACTGCGCTGTGCTGCGCGGGTGTATGCTGTAATGCTTTCCTGTCGCCTTTTATATGAAAGtttaacacagacagaaacataaatgtatgtatttttgggGCTTGACACGCACGCAGCAGCAATTTTTTATGCAACGTatctttttctttactctttGGCCTTTTGTGCAGTTTTATATGCAACTTGTTACGATCTTCACGTAGATTCTGAAAAAAATACGTAAATCTTAAAGTATAATCACGAGatgaataataatgaaatacCACAGTCACTTTACAATAATTATAGACAGTAATGTAGCCCATTTAGCAGTGCTGCACTGACTATTTCTCATGGTATTATTCCTTAGAGATGTTGCTTGTTTTTAGAGTGTATGTACTGCATGAATACATCCTTTACAGTGTACGGTATCTCTGTAATAATATTGTACTTAAATATCATGTATCTGTTTTCAGGAACCGGTTGTTTTAACAGACACAAACCTTGTGTATCCGGCTCTGAAATGGGACATTGCATATCTCCAGGAGAACATTGGAAATGGAGACTTCTCTGTTTATACTGCAGAAAACCACAAGTTCCTCTACTATGATGAGAAGAAAATGGCTAATTTTGAGAACTTTGTCCCAAAGTCGCGGCGGATGGAAATGAAATTCTCTGAATTTGTGGATAAAATGCATAGAATGGAGGAAATGGGAGGAGATGAGAGGTAAGATTCATTTAACAGGAATTTTTAAGTGTGACACAAATATGATGTAAGCTATGTTTGTATCAGCTCTGCCCAGGTGGCTGCTCaatctgaacaaaatcctctttttgGAGCTCAAATAGGCAAGTGACCCAAGTGTCAGCAACAAGAAGTGATTGTGCTGCAGGGGTGTTTGACACTGAGGGGTGTTTTTCTCATGAAATGTAACGCAGCACAGGAAAGTGGAGCGAATGACTAAGCACTGACACAGGAGAATCAGGGTAGAAGCATATAACTGTGACCTGACTTGGcttggctgcacacacacagatcacttACTGAAGTGAACACACTGTTTGACCTGCTGATGCACACAGTGTTTGTTACCTGTTTGGATCCACACTTCCTTAAGTGTGATATTGTTCTTCATGGTTTAACTGAGATGTAGTCTGCTGCAGTGCACGTACCCTGTAAATGAGCTTATATCCTGAAGGCATATTTATAgcacctttttaaaaaaaaaaaattgttgaatTGCGATTTGTTTTAGGTCTACGACTGTAAAACAAAGGGCctcatgtgtttgcattgtCTCTTTTCTCATCCATTTCAAGGGTGTATCTGCAGCAGACGCTGAATGACACTGTAGGGAAGAAGATTGTCCTCGACTTCCTTGGTTTCAACTGGAACTGGATTAACAAGCAGCAAGCCCAGAGAAACTGGGGACAGCTGACATCTAACCTGCTGCTCATAGGCATGGAGGGTAAGAGATAGGACATAACAGTCTGTGAGCCAGGCCCCCAAATTCTCCTGATGGTTTTTGGCAAGGTATGAACCCCCATGGTTGTAAAATATATCAAGTCATTGCAGTGGTGGTAGCTAACTTATAACCTCATGgcaaaacacaatttaaaaaactatacaaaaacaaagaacaaagcatTCTAGCTCAGAACGGTTCTCTCTCATAAGTGACCCATTCTCTTTGAAAATGTGTGGGATTACAGCTCACACTACATGCttttcagaaaagtttttaaaattagCATCTCTTCAGATGTTGTCCATTACTGGCAGTGGCAACACTGTGGCCAATCACAACATAAGATGTAATTCTGTTTTCGTGAAAGATTTTACAAAAAAGTTTCCTTTGTACCTAACCCAGAGAATTaatgaatcagaatcaaaattgtctttattgccattgtaagtgaagaggtttcacattactaggagtttgtcttggtgattggtgcaaacatagaacgtaagaaagagtaacatataatagtagaatgatatagaataaggtaaaacaaaataaaataagataagtaaaataaatatggttctggaggtagtccaaaggTGAGGTAGTGCATGGTAGAagtgtagtgcaagtaggtgaggtaaacagtgcaaatttAAATACATAGATTTGATAATTGTTATGAAATTCAGTAAGATAAATATAGTCTGAGTTAGTAAGATTCTCTGCAGAGGTATGAATGTGAATAAGTGGCATGTATTGTGGAGCACTTTGAATAGTCGTCAGACTATATAAATGCAGGCAGTCACAATATAAATGAAGTCTCAAGGACTTGGAtaagaggtgaaacatcttcaaagacaaataactaagtccagttgcattcgattgaattttccttgagataaccatgacctggatgaatgagagtATTCACAGTCTTATAAATGAAGTCCATTTACATCTCAAGAGGAGGTGTCTTCAATGTCAACAAGAAGAAGCAGATGTCCACCTACTTTTTCCTGCTGCCCCTGCCATAATAATGTGGACTGATCTGATCTGCTCAGAAAACGCATTAAGTCTTTGGTATTCTGTGAAAAGATCAAGGCCCCTTTGTTTCACACGTGAGGCATTAAAACCCATACAAAGCTTGTAGGCATAGACATCTAAACTAGTCATTTACATGTCATCTGTATGCCTTAAAGGCATCAATGTAATCAAAAGTCATCAGCTGCCACCATGCTGCAAAAACCGCATCACAAAACATGGACAGTGGGCAAACTACCAGGCAGGTATATGGAATAGGTGTTTGTAGAATGACCCACAAGTGCAGAGGATACAAGatgggggagaggagaggaagctgAACAGTTGGTGGTGCTTTAGATGAAGTGCCAGCCAACACACGATGCTGTCCTAGATTAACTGTCCTCTAATGTTCACtcccaaggtgtgtgtgtgcatgtgtgtggcagGATGGAAAACATCATAACATTGATAAAACTCAAGTAATCTTTCCAAGAGttcttttcttttacctttttggGAGTGATATTAATATGGAATTTATAGGAAAAAAGTATTTAGCGATTTGAATTTCTGCATACATTCTATACAAACCCATGTAATTCTCTGTGTGATCAACAATAACCATTatgatgaatatatatatatatagtactTTACATTAGACACTTTTTATATTAGGGCAGTGTTATAAAATGCGTGAGAGCAAACACAAAGCTACCACTGGGGCAATGctatcacattttttttttaaaactataaaGATGTATACGTTGCCAGAAATCATCAGCATCATTCTCCTCAGATATTACTGACCAGTCCCACTGACTGAGTACAAGGAATGCAGCTTCTGTTCTACAGTGTCAGATCATATGGCTCCTCATTTGTCATGCCCTCAATGttttttcacacatcacattttctatTAATATTCTCTTGCCATAGGCAACGTGACACCGGCACATTATGACGAGCAGCAGAACTTCTTTGCACAGATCAAAGGCCATAAGAGGTGCATCCTCTTCCCCCCCGACCAGTTTGAATGTCTCTATCCATATCCTGTGCATCACCCCTGTGACAGACAGAGCCAAGTAAGCCAGAGATTTGTAAAAATCCACCTCAAgtttaataatataatagttAGTAATAGTTTATAACTTTGTGCAAAATTCATGATTTAGCTCTGTTATCTTCATCTGTAGTGGTAGAGATAATTCACAGTTCTCATAAATCTCTCGGAGGGAGGAAATCCCCTTAAAGACATTATACAGTAATGTCTACACATTAATGAAAGTTAATTTGAAGATGTTGTGTTTAGATTACTTGAAATAAggagacacattttttttttaaataaagcacattattctaaaacaataattttacagtgaatgtcagaaagaaaataaatgtgttttatttttgataaagaCAGATgtggtgtgttcatgtttttaagaatccatatttttcatttctagGTTGATTTTGATAATCCTGATTATGAGAAGTTTCccaattttaaaaatgttgttggcTATGAGGCTGTTGTGGGCCCAGGAGATGTGCTCTACATCCCCATGTATTGGTAAGAAGAATAGCCTTTCTACACAAATGATGTAtaccaaaacactgaacactaaAATCAGTTCCAACACAAAGTCATCTGATTATCTCCAGGGCATCGAGTTTGTTGGCTGCGCAGTCGAGCCCATGCATTTTAATGCTTGCTGCATTTCAGTatgataatattttatttaactgctCACATTGCTGTTGGaaaattatttatctttttttgttgttgttgttatctgtTTACTGTGCCTTATCAATTGGTCCAGAAATTGAATTGGTCTTATTTTATAAACTCATCTTAATggtaaacagaaaatattcacagtCATAGTCACTGTTGTGTGCTGATTTAAAGTAGTTCACTGGCTTCAACTTCAAAAGGTCGCATTACAATGAAAACTTTCCCTGTACAAGCACCAAAGATTAAATTTCCTTGCACTTGcgttttctttttatgttattatatGCTACCTGCTTGCCATattccctctttctcccacaACAGATGTCTGAGATGATCTAATCTCTGTCACCTTTTATTTCCTCTTGCCTACACTGCCTTGTGTTTCTTGAATATCACTTGCATTCATGAAGCTGACATTGTTTGTTGTCAAGAACTGCAGAAATCTGAGGGTTTGATGAATTTagtcagatatttttttcttctctccccaGGTGGCATCACATTGAATCACTCTTGAATGGTGGAGTGACAATTACTGTAAACTTCTGGTACAAGGTACACATATTTGAGTCATCGCAACAGTTAATTAAACAGTTGTACTGTCTCTGCTGCGTTTCTTCACGATCACTCAACTATTTCACCCATCTGTTCAGGGTGCCCCCACACCCAAGAGGATAGAATACCCCCTGCGAGCTCATCAGAAGGTGGCCATCATGAGAAATATTGAGAAGATGCTGGGAGAAGCACTCGGAGATCCACACGAGGTAAAAGCACTCTCTTTTATGTCCTCATTGCAAACCCTTTCCTCTTGTCAGTGTACTGGTTGCATAAGTCACACATGAATGTCACACTGCCAGTTTCTAGAACATGAAATCAGATCCACATTTAGGTCACCTGTTACATGAAGTCCCTGGGGCATGCTGACCCTTCCAGCAACCCAGTTACTGTGAATATTTATGGCTTACCTGATTTAGTACGAAGATATATGCATTCTGGGACAATGAGTAAAATATTATGTCTGACACGATATGATTTAGCTGCTCCCAACCaaaaatctttgtgtttttctgtaggTTGGACCTTTACTGAAAAC
This region of Scatophagus argus isolate fScaArg1 chromosome 10, fScaArg1.pri, whole genome shotgun sequence genomic DNA includes:
- the hif1an gene encoding hypoxia-inducible factor 1-alpha inhibitor; this encodes MAAATVVEADLAESEGCTGFTGVQNRGWDESQLRKYSFPTKPIPRLSHTDPRADILISNEEPVVLTDTNLVYPALKWDIAYLQENIGNGDFSVYTAENHKFLYYDEKKMANFENFVPKSRRMEMKFSEFVDKMHRMEEMGGDERVYLQQTLNDTVGKKIVLDFLGFNWNWINKQQAQRNWGQLTSNLLLIGMEGNVTPAHYDEQQNFFAQIKGHKRCILFPPDQFECLYPYPVHHPCDRQSQVDFDNPDYEKFPNFKNVVGYEAVVGPGDVLYIPMYWWHHIESLLNGGVTITVNFWYKGAPTPKRIEYPLRAHQKVAIMRNIEKMLGEALGDPHEVGPLLKTMIKGRYDQDLS